The Streptomyces rimosus genomic interval GGCCGGTGAGCAGGGCCTCCACCAGGATCTTCGGGTCGTGGCGGCGGGCCTCCTCGATGGCCGCGTCCAGCCCGGAGATGTCGTCGACCTTGCTGATGCCCATGGAGGACCCGGCGCGGGCGGGCTTGACGAAGATCGGCCAGCCGTGTTCGGCGGCGAAGTCCACGATCCGCCGGCGGGCGGCGGCGCCGCCGTCGGGCTGCTCCCACTCGCGGGGGCGGACGACCTCGTACGGGCCGACCGGCAGCCCGTAGGAGACGAACACCCGCTTCATGTACTCCTTGTCCATGCCGGCGGCCGAGGCGAGCACGCCCGAGCCGACGTAGGGCACGCCGGAGAGCTCCAGGAGGCCCTGGATCGTGCCGTCCTCGCCGTACGGGCCGTGCAGTACGGGGAAGACGACGTCGACGCCGCCCAGCGCCTTGGGCACCGAGCCGGGTTCGCTGTAGACGACCTCACGGCTGGTCGGGTCCACGGGGAGCTGGACGGCCCCCTCGGCGGTCTCGGCCAGTTCCGCGACGCTCGGCAGCTTCCGGTCGGTGATGACCATCCGCGCGGGGTCGTCGGCGGTCAGCGCCCAACGGCCTTCGGCGGTGATGCCGATGGGCAGCACGTCGTACTTCTCGCGGTCGATGGCCGAGAGCACGGCGCCCGCGGTCACCACGGAGACGGCGTGCTCGGAGCTGCGGCCACCGAACACGACGGCGACGCGGGGCTTCTGGGGAGGGGTCTGGCTGCTCATATCGGGTTGAGGGTACCTGCTGCCCCAGGGGGAGCCGATGCCGCGGGCCGGTGCGGCACGCCCGGAGCCGCCGGGGCGCCGGGCGCGGGCCGGGGCACAGCGGCACCGGGCACGGGCCGGGGCCTCAGTGGCGCTCGGGCTTGGCGCTGCGCGACATCAGCTCCTTGAGGGCCACCAGCGGCGGCTTGCCCTCGTGGACGATGTCCACGACCGTCTCGGTGATCGGCATGTCGACGCCGTGCCGGCGGGCCAGATCCAGTACCGACTCGCAGGACTTGACGCCCTCGGCGGTCTGCTTGGTGACCGCGATGGTCTCCTCCAGCGACATGCCGCGGCCGAGGTTGGCCCCGAAGGTGTTGTTGCGGGAGAGCGGCGAGGAGCAGGTGGCGACCAGGTCGCCCATTCCGGCGAGCCCGGCGAAGGTGTGCGCGTCGGCGCCCATCGCCAGGCCCAGCCGGGTGGTTTCGGCGAGGCCGCGGGTGATCAGGGAGGCCTTGGCGTTGTCGCCCAGGCCCATGCCGCCGGCCATGCCGACCGCCAGCGCGATGACGTTCTTGACCGCGCCGCCCAGCTCCGCTCCGACCACGTCGGTGTTGGTGTACGGGCGGAAGTACGGGGTGTGGCAGGCGGCCTGGAGGCGCCGGGCGACGGCCTCGTCCGCGCAGGCGACGACCGCGGCGGCGGGCTGCCGGGCGGCGATCTCCTTGGCGAGGTTGGGGCCGGTCAGCACCGCGACGCGCTCGGCGGGCGCCTTGGCGACCTCTTCGATGACCTCGCTCATCCGCTTGGCGGTGCCCAGTTCGACGCCCTTCATCAGGGAGACCAGGACGGTGTCGGCGGGCAGCAGCGGTGCCCATTCGGCGAGGTTGCCGCGCAGGGTCTGGGAGGGGACGGCCAGGACGGTGAAATCGGCGCCGCGCGCGGCCTCGGCGGGGTCGGTGGTGGCCCGTACGGACTCCGGCAGCTGTGCGTCCGGCAGGTAGTCGGGGTTGGTCCGGCCGGTGTTGATGGCGTCGACCAGGCCCGCTCTGCGGCCCCACATCGTCACCTCGCAGCCCGCGTCGCCGAGCACCATCGCGAATGCGGTGCCCCAGGACCCCGTGCCGTAGACGGCGCAGCGCGTCACTTGCCTTCATCCTCCTGTGTCTTCGGTGCCTGGTCGTCCAGTTTCACGCCCCGCTCGTCCAGCTGGCGCGCCCGCTCGGCCTTCTGCTGCTCGCGGCGGGCCCGGCTGCGCCGGACGGCGTCCTTGCGGTGGTCGTACGGCTCGGCAGGGGCCGGCTCGCCGCGCAGTTCGGCCAGCAGTTCGGTGACGGCGGCCATGACCTTCTCGGTCACCGCGCGCAGCACGTCGGCGGTCGGCTCCTTGCCGTAGAACTCGCTGAGGTCGACCGGCTCCCCCGCCTTGACCCGCAGGGTCTTGCGCGGGAACAGGCGCAGCTTCTTCTCCTTGGCGTAGGGCGGCATCACCTCGTTGGCGCCCCACTGGGCCACCGGGACGACCGGCGCCTTGGTGAGCAACGCCACCCGGGCGGCCCCGGTCTTGCCCTGCATGGGCCACAGGTCGGGGTCGCGGGTGAGGGTGCCCTCGGGGTAGAAGGCGACGCATTCGCCCTTGTTGATGGCGGCCACGGCGGCGCGGAAGGCGACCGCCGCGTCGGCGGATTCCCGGTAGACGGGGATCTGGCCGGTGCCGCGCATCACCGCGCCGACAAAGCCGCCCTTGAAGAGCCCGGACTTGGCGAGGAATCGCGGGACCCGGCCGGTGTTGTACTGGTAGTGCGCGTACGACAGCGGGTCCAGATACGAGTTGTGGTTGACCACGGTGATAAATCCGCCGTCGGCGGGAATGTGCTCCATTCCCTGCCAGTCCCGCTTGAACAGAACCAGGAGCGGCGGTTTGCAGATGACCGCGGCCAAGCGGTACCAGAAGCCGATTCTGCGGCGGGACACTGGGACACCCTCCTTGTGGGGATCTGCTGAGCTGCTGCGACCCGGCAGCCGCACAAGTGTCGCCCCAGGTACCCGCTATGTCGAGAACACCGTAACCCCGCCGCTCACGGATGGCGGTGACGGCAGGTGAGAATGAGGGCGATGCGAAGTGAAGGAGCGGACGCCGGATGGAGCCTGGTCGTCCCGCTGAAACCCCTGGTACGGGCGAAGAGCAGGCTGTCCGGGGCGGTGGGGGAACGGCTGCGGCCGCAGTTGGCACTGGCGTTCGCGCTGGACACCGTGACGGCCGTGCTGGCCTGCGAAGACGTCGTGGATGTGGCGGTTGTCACGGACGATCCGGCGGCCGGGGAACGGCTCGCGGCCCTCGGCGCTCACGTCCTCGCGGACGTTCCGGGCCGTGGCTTGAACGCGGCGCTGGCCCATGGGGCGGCACAGGTGCGCCGACGGCGCGCCGGGGCCGCCGTGGCGGCGCTGAACGCGGATCTCCCGGCGTTGCGCCCGGGGGAACTGAGCCGGGTGCTGACGGCCGCCGCCGCATTTCCCCGGGCATTTCTCGCGGATGCGGCGAAAATCGGTACGACGCTGCTGTCCGCGGCCCCCGGAGTGGAATTGGCGCCCGCTTTCGGGGGGCCGTCCCGGGCGCGGCACCGCGAATCGGGGGCGCACGAGATCCTGCTGCCGGGCACCGAATCCGTACGCCGGGACGTGGACACCGGAGCGGATCTGCTGGCCGCGCTGGAACTGGGCGTGGGGCCGTACACCGCCCGCTGTGTGCCGGGGATACGGGACCGCGCGGGCCTGGAAGGCGTCAGAACGTCTGGAGCGTGACGAGCACGATGCGGCGCCCGTCGGTTTCCGTACCGCTGCCGGCCT includes:
- a CDS encoding D-alanine--D-alanine ligase family protein is translated as MSSQTPPQKPRVAVVFGGRSSEHAVSVVTAGAVLSAIDREKYDVLPIGITAEGRWALTADDPARMVITDRKLPSVAELAETAEGAVQLPVDPTSREVVYSEPGSVPKALGGVDVVFPVLHGPYGEDGTIQGLLELSGVPYVGSGVLASAAGMDKEYMKRVFVSYGLPVGPYEVVRPREWEQPDGGAAARRRIVDFAAEHGWPIFVKPARAGSSMGISKVDDISGLDAAIEEARRHDPKILVEALLTGREIECGVLEFADGPRGSLPAEIPPVSDHTFYDFEAKYIDSATGLVPAPLTVEQTAEVQELAVRAFEALSCEGLARVDFFLQDDGTYVINEINTMPGFTPISMYPRMWQESGVSYPELIDRLVQSALRRPTGLR
- a CDS encoding NAD(P)H-dependent glycerol-3-phosphate dehydrogenase produces the protein MTRCAVYGTGSWGTAFAMVLGDAGCEVTMWGRRAGLVDAINTGRTNPDYLPDAQLPESVRATTDPAEAARGADFTVLAVPSQTLRGNLAEWAPLLPADTVLVSLMKGVELGTAKRMSEVIEEVAKAPAERVAVLTGPNLAKEIAARQPAAAVVACADEAVARRLQAACHTPYFRPYTNTDVVGAELGGAVKNVIALAVGMAGGMGLGDNAKASLITRGLAETTRLGLAMGADAHTFAGLAGMGDLVATCSSPLSRNNTFGANLGRGMSLEETIAVTKQTAEGVKSCESVLDLARRHGVDMPITETVVDIVHEGKPPLVALKELMSRSAKPERH
- a CDS encoding lysophospholipid acyltransferase family protein, whose product is MSRRRIGFWYRLAAVICKPPLLVLFKRDWQGMEHIPADGGFITVVNHNSYLDPLSYAHYQYNTGRVPRFLAKSGLFKGGFVGAVMRGTGQIPVYRESADAAVAFRAAVAAINKGECVAFYPEGTLTRDPDLWPMQGKTGAARVALLTKAPVVPVAQWGANEVMPPYAKEKKLRLFPRKTLRVKAGEPVDLSEFYGKEPTADVLRAVTEKVMAAVTELLAELRGEPAPAEPYDHRKDAVRRSRARREQQKAERARQLDERGVKLDDQAPKTQEDEGK
- the cofC gene encoding 2-phospho-L-lactate guanylyltransferase, whose product is MRSEGADAGWSLVVPLKPLVRAKSRLSGAVGERLRPQLALAFALDTVTAVLACEDVVDVAVVTDDPAAGERLAALGAHVLADVPGRGLNAALAHGAAQVRRRRAGAAVAALNADLPALRPGELSRVLTAAAAFPRAFLADAAKIGTTLLSAAPGVELAPAFGGPSRARHRESGAHEILLPGTESVRRDVDTGADLLAALELGVGPYTARCVPGIRDRAGLEGVRTSGA